The following is a genomic window from Lysinibacillus sp. JNUCC-52.
ATCATATGAAGAGTTTGTTGATATTGTGGAACAAGGACGCAATATGTCTGAAGCGGACGTGAAAAAAGTAGCGGATGGTCGAATACTTGGCGGTACAAAGGCACTTGAAGCAGGCTTAATCGATGAAATTGGCGATGAGCAAGCAGCTATTGCAGCTTTACGTCAAGATTATGGTTTAGAAGATGCCGTCTTATTTGAATACAGTTATGATCAAGGTGGTCTACCGTCAATAATTGGTATGAAAGTAAGCTCTCTTTTTGGCCCATCAGCTGAAGAAAAAATGCTAATGAAAATTATGACAGAATACAAGGCACCGAAAATGATGTACTTATATGGTGAATACTAAGGAGGGCAAACCATGACAAACAATGAATTCGTTTTGCAAGGGACACCCTCAATTGAACAACAATTGCTAAATAAGGAAAACACACCAATAGTGACTACGAAATATGATTTAAAGACGGCAGGATTTTGGGTGCGCTTTTGGGCATTTATCCTAGATGGATTAATTATTTCAGCTGTTGTAGGAATCGTAGTTAATCCGATATTTTACTTAATGGACTGGTCGTTATCGGATTCAATTTGGTATGCACCTATCTCCATTATTTCAGCTATTCTCTATTACTGTTATTTTGTATTGATGACAAAGTTTTTAGGGCAAACGTTGGGGAAAATGGCTTTCGGGTTACGTGTTGTTTCACTACAACATGACAAACTTACATGGTCAGACGTGCTGTTTCGTGAATGGATTGGTCGCTTAATTAGCAACATAATTATGCCACTTTATATTTTTGTTGCGATTTTACCTGACAACCAAGGCATACATGATTATTTTGCCGATACTACGGTTGTCCATGAAAAGGTATATGTAGCGAAAGAAACAGCACAACCTGTTGCACAACCGACAGCACCCATTCAGGAAAATACAAAAGAGCCTGAAAAGATAGAGGAGAAACCTGAAGAATCTTGAGCAGGTAAAGATTTGAATTTCTTTCTTATGCAATTTGTATAGGCCATTAATTGTTTGTAGCGATAGCGATGCCTCCTGCGGGAACAGCACAAAACGTTAGACGCAACAGGCGGCGCGATTAGCGACGGTTGCGGCTTACATTGTGCCTGCGGAAAGCACCGCCATCGCGCACAACAATGAATAGAAAAGTGTTAGATTGATTGCAGTCATTCTAACACTTTTTCTTTTGTAATTTGAAATGCAAATAGGTCTTATAGTGCAACAATTACAAAGTTTACACTATGATAAGCTGTCCTAGTTGCAATTAATTCCCTACATTTAGTAAGATTATGTACATATGATGATTAGGAGGCGTTTTCATGGCACAAATTACATTTAAAAAAGGTCCAGTAACACTTATTGGTAACGAAGTAAAGGTTGGAGACCAAGCACCAGATTTCACAGTATTAGCAAATGATCTATCACCTGTTTCTTTAAAGGATTCAGAAGGTAAAATTCGTTTATTTAGTGTTGTCCCATCTTTAGATACAGGCGTATGTGATGCACAAACACGTCGTTTTAATGAAGAAGCTGCAAATTTAGGGGATAACGTAGTAATATATACAGTATCTGTTGACCTGCCATTTGCACAAAAACGTTGGTGCGGTGCTGCGGGAATTGATGCTGTTCAAACAGTTTCAGATCATCGCGATCTATCATTCGGTGAAGCATATGGTGTATATATTAAAGAATTACGTCTTCTAGCACGTGCAGTTTTCGTGGTAGATGCAGCTGGAAAAGTAACTTATGTCGAGTATGTACCTGAGGCTACAGATCATCCAAACTACGAAGCAGCAATTGCAGCAGTTAAAGCACTAGCATAATTTGCTTCTTTTAGGCTAAGATAATACTAGACAAAAGGGCTGTGACAGAGTTTGTCACGGCTCTTTTCTGCGTGAAAGGAAGTTATGTATGGAAAAGATTGAAAAACTATTTGGCATGCTAAATGAGCATGCGGAAAAAATAGAAAAAGAGCAAAATACGACGTTATTAGAAGGTATACTTGATGGACTAGAGGCTTGGCTTGATGGGGATGTAGATTTCTCACAGCAAGGTACAACGAAAGAAGATGTGCGCAAGTCCATTCAAATTGCAATTTTAAAAGGTATGCGTAAAGGTTCACAGCCGAATCATCAAATGACACCAGATACGCTTGGTCTTTTAGTTGGCTATTTCGTGGAACAAATTTTTGCGGATCAATTAGCAAAAGAAAAACTAACAATGCTAGATCCAGCAGTTGGTACTGGTAACTTACTGTTAACGGTCATGAATTTACTCGATGGAAAAGTAGAGGCATCTGGAGTAGAGGTAGATGAGTTATTGATCCGATTAGCCGCAGCAACAGCAGATTTAACAGAACAGCCAGTTTCTTTATATCGTCAGGATGCATTGCAAGACCTATTAGTAGATCCAGTAGATGCCATTGTTTGTGATTTACCAGTCGGTTACTATCCGAATGAGGAAGTGGCGTTAGATTATGAGCTTTGTGCATCTGAGGGAATGAGTTATGCGCATCATTTATTTATTGAACAATCTATTAATTATACGAAAGATGGGGGCTATTTATTTTTCCTAGCTCCGACGCATCTCTTTGAATCTGAACAGTCTAAGCAACTGCATAAGTACATTCAAAAGCACGCATGGATACAAGCAATCATTCAATTGCCAGATACGATGTTTGCTAATAAATCACTTGAAAAGAGTATTGTTATTTTACAAAAACAAGGGGAAGCTTTTAAAGCTCCAAAAGAAGTATTGTTGGCAAAAGTTCCAAATATGCAAAATAAACAAGCGCTTGCGATGTTCTTTGAAAAAGTGAAAATGTGGCAAGAAGGGAAATAATAAAAAAGGTATCCAAATTTGGATACCTTTTTATGTATTGCATTATTAAGCTTCTGGTGTACGAATAACTAGAACGTCACAATTTGCTGAACGTACGATTGCTTCAGAAACGGAACCGATTAGGAAGCGTTCTACTGCATTTAAACCAGTAGCGCCACAAATAATTAAATCTGCATCTACAATTTTAGAAAGTTCTTTTGTAATAATATTTTTAGGAGATCCATACTCAATTATAAGGTTTACGTTTGCTAAGCCTTCATCTTCAGCTTGTTTTTTGTAACCATTTAATAATTCTTCTGAGAAAGCTTGTGCGCGTTCAGCGATTGAACGATCATATGCTTCAATAGCAGCGAATGAACGCGTATCAATAACGTTTACTAGGTTTAATACGGCACCTTCGTTACGTTTAGCAACGTCGATTGATTTACGAAAAGCGTACTCCGCTTCTTTAGAACCGTCTACTGCAACTACAATGCTTTTATAATGATTAGCCATTTGTATTACCTCCCTATTTGTATAATGTAATTATACCAAATCATTTTCTAAAGGAAATACTTTCCGTAGAAAATTTGTGAATAAGTAAAGGCGTTTACTATGAAATACCTTAATTCGCTCAATTAGTATTAATATTTAGTATTTTAAAAATGTTATGAATTTAATTAGTATTTGCTTTAATTAAAGCATTTTTTTCACTTGTTTGGTAAGATGGAAGTGCAAAGGGGTCATCATCTACGAGAAATCGTATTTTGATGAAATATTGCTTAGTTCATAGGTTATGAAAGGGGATTGGAAATATGAAGATTGGTATTCCAAAAGAAATTAAAAACAACGAAAATCGCGTAGCAATGACACCAGCTGGGGTTGTCTCATTAACGCATGCTGGTCACGAAGTGTATATTGAAGCGGGTGCGGGTATTGGTTCGAGCTTTACAGATGCAGATTACGTGTCAGCGGGTGCGCGCATTGTTGCATCAGCAAAGGAAGCATGGGCTCAAGAAATGATTTTAAAAGTAAAAGAACCCGTAGCATCGGAATACGATTACTTTTATGAAGGACAAATCTTATTTACCTACTTACATTTAGCGCCTGAGCGTGAGTTAACGCAGGCATTAATAGATAAAAAAGTTGTAGGTATCGCCTATGAAACAGTACAACTTGCAAACGGCTCCTTGCCTTTATTAACACCAATGAGTGAAGTGGCAGGTAAAATGGCAACGCAAATTGGTGCGCAGTATTTAGAAAAAAATCATGACGGTAAAGGGATTTTATTAGGTGGCGTATCAGGTGTACAACGCGGAAAAGTTACTGTAATTGGTGGCGGAATTGCTGGTACCAATGCTGCAAAAATCGCTGTTGGTATGGGGGCAGATGTAACGGTCATTGATTTAAGTCCAGAACGTCTACGTCAATTAGAAGATATGTTTGGTCGCGATGTACAAACGCTTATATCTAATCCTTACAATATTGCAGAATCAGTGAAAAGCTCCGATTTAGTTGTAGGTGCTGTTCTAATTCCTGGTGCAAAAGCTCCGAAGCTAGTATCGGAAGAAATGATTCAATCAATGCAGCCTGGTTCTGTTGTCGTTGATATTGCTATTGACCAAGGTGGAATTTTTGCGACATCTGATCGCGTTACAACACACGATGATCCAACGTATATTAAGCATGGGGTAGTACATTATGCTGTTGCGAATATGCCAGGTGCTGTGCCACGTACGTCAACGATTGCTTTAACTAATAATACAATTCCATATGCGTTGCAAATTGCAAACAAAGGCTATAAGCAAGCATGTATTGATAATCCAGCATTGAAAAAGGGTGTTAATGCATTAGATGGACATATTACTTATCAAGCAGTCGCAGAAGCACAAGGCTTGCCATATGTAAATGTTGATGAATTAATTAAATAAAAATCAAGTACTATAAAATAAATAGGCGGTTGATACCGTTACAAGTATACGAATTTAAAAAAGTGTTAGATTGATAGTCAATCTAACACTTTTTTTGCTATGGCGTTGATGTCCGCTACGGCGGTCGCTTTCCGCGGGCACACCGTAAGCCGCAACCCTCGCTAACGCGCGGATTGTTGCGTCTTACTATGCGTGCGTTCCCGCAAGAGTCGCCGCCTTCGCTACCATCAACTAGTGCACTCTGTTAATTTTTAATTTATTGCAAGGAAAAAATAGCTAATGATGATATGTCCCTGCTTCTTTTTACTATGGCGTTGATGTCCGCTACGGCGGTCGCTTTCCGCGGGCACACCGTAAGCCGCAACCCTCGCTAACGCGCGGATTGTTGCGTCTTACGTTGTGTGCGTTCCCGCAGGAGTCGCCGCCTTCGCTACCATCAACTAGTACAATCTGTTAATTTTTAATTTATTGCAAGGAAAAAATAGCTAATGATATGTCCCTGCTTCTTTTTACTATGGTGTTGATGTCCGCTACGACGGTCGCTTTCCGCGGGCACACCGTAAGCCGCAACCCTCGCTAACGCGCGGATTGTTGCGTCTTACTATGCGTGCGTTCCCGCAGGAGTCGCCGCCTTCGCTACCATCAACTAGTACAATCTGTTAACTTTTAATTTATTGCAAGGAAAAAATAGCTAATGATATGTCCCTGCTTCTTTTTACTATGGTGTTGATGTCCGCTACGGCGGTCGCTTTTAATGTGTCCGCCCTCTACATTGTATTTCTATCTGTAAAAAACGTTGTCAATTACAGAACAATTAAGTCTTTAGGGTATTTTGTTAAAACTTCCACTCCATCTTTTGTGACTACAACATCATCTTCAATACGTACACCTGTCACATCTGATTTGTATACACCTGGCTCGATTGTGAACACCATGCCTTCTTCCATTACCATGTCATTTGCGCCCGTAACTGATGGGAATTCATGTACGGAAATACCAAGTCCATGACCTAGTCGATGCGTGAAATATTCTCCATAGCCTGCATTAGTAATTGTGTCGCGAGCAATTTTATCTAAGTCCATTGCACGTACACCAGGTTTTACTGCCGCAATTGCATTTGAATTAGCTGCTAATACAGCATTATAGATTGCTTTTTGTGCTTCAGAAGGTTCTCCAAATGCAACTGTACGTGTGATGTCTGAGCAATACCCATCGTAAATTACTCCTAAGTCAAATAGAATCATATCGCCTTTTTCGACTTTACGAGCGCCTGGTTTTCCATGTGGTGAAGCTGATTTAGGACCACTTAATACCATTGTCTCAAAGGACATCTTACAACCCTTTTCTTGAATAGCACTTTCGATAGCTGTTAAAATTTCCATTTCAGTTTTACCTTCAGCAATTTCTTTACAGCCTACTTCAATTGCATAATCAGCAAGTTGTGCAGCTTTGCGAAGCTTGTTTAACTCATCTTCATCTTTAATTACACGCATTGCATTAATTTTTTCATCTAGACGTACAAAAGTTGCTTGTGGAAATGATTGCTGTAAAGCTTCTAAACGCTCAACAATAAGTTGTGCTTTTTCAATTGCAAACGTTAACGGATTTACATTACGAGCAATTATTGCTTGTGCAAGAATATCCATAGCATTATCTGTATCTTGGTGGCCGATGACTTCATATGACCAGCCTGCAGCTTTTGCATCAGGAATCTCCATTTGTGGACAAATTAAAAAAGGCTCAGCCTCTTTAAAAATCATCACTCCTAGTAATCGTTCATGGGGGTTACTTTTGAAACCAGATACGTAAAAGACATTATCGGGAGTCGTAACGAAAGCAGCATCGATTTGATTTTTTTGTAAATAGTTTTGGATTTCTTGTACTTTTGACATCATCCATTTCCTCCTCATATTGCACCTAGTTTGCTGATTTAGCCTATAGCGACACGCCTTCATATGGCTTCAATTATTTAAGTGAAAGCAGTGCAATGTTTACTAGTGCCCACTATTGAAAGTAAAGCACGGCGTGGTTTTTCTCGACATTCGAAATGTCGAGAAAAGATGTGCACTATACACTTTTCATATCCTGTTTAAGCATATCAAAAAAAGGGAAAAAGCGCATGGATAGCGAATTAAAAGATGGAGCAAATATTCAATTATCAGGAGGAACGATTAATGCAAATTAGTTATCATGGACATTCTGTCGTTAAAATTCAAACAAATGGTAAAACAATTTTAATTGACCCTTTCATTAATGGAAATAGCCAAACCGATTTAAAGGTTGCAGAAGAAGCACCAGATATTATTTTGCTTACACATGGGCATAATGACCATGTGGGGGATACTGTGGAGCTTGCAAAGAAAAAGGATGCACTCGTTATTGCACCGAATGAGTTGGCAAACTGGATTTCTTGGCAAGGAGTGAAAGCGCATCCAATGCATATAGGGGGAGCAAAAGAATTTGATTTTGGAAAGGTGAAATTTACACAGGCTTTCCATGGCTCTTCTTATGTAACCGAAAACAATGAAATTATTTATATGGGTATGCCAGCAGGTGTTTTACTGTTTATCGAAGGATTAACAATTTATCATGCGGGTGATACAGCACTATTTAGTGATATGAAATTAATTGGAGAGCGTCATCCAATTGATATAGCGTTTTTACCAATTGGTGATAATTTTACAATGGGACCTGAAGATGCAGCATGTGCAGTATCATTTTTAAAGCCAAAAATTGTTGTACCAATTCATTATAATACATTCCCTCCGATTGAACAGGATCCGCAAATTTTTGCTAATTTAGTACAAAATGCAGAAGTTCAAATTTTAAAAGCGGGTGAAAAAGTAAACTGTTCCTAATCATTTGAGGTGCTGTACTATAATGATTGACACCACGTGCGTAGTTGAAATAATGGGAAACGTAAAACATTTTACACCTTTATACTCAATATTTTCGCAAAAAATATGGTACACTAATAACAGAATTCATTGCTTGAGAAATAGGTGATATTTTGTCAACAAAACATGAGAAGATTTTACAATACATCGAATCACTACCCGTGGGCGATAAAATTTCGGTACGACAAATTGCAAAGGAAATGCAAGTGAGTGAAGGAACGGCTTACCGTGCTATTAAAGAAGCGGAAAATCGTCGTCTTGTAAGTTCTATTGAGCGTGTCGGAACAATTCGTATTGAGAAGAAAAAGAAAGAAAATATCGAACGATTAACATTTGCGGAAATTGTTAATATTGTAGATGGCCAGGTACTAGGTGGTAAAACTGGTCTACATAAAACATTAACAAAATTTGTAATCGGCGCGATGCAATTAGAAGATATGATGCGTTATACAGATGCAGGTAGCTTACTGATCGTCGGAAACCGTTTTAAAGCTCATGAAAATGCGCTTCGAGCAGGTGCAGCTGTATTAATTACAGGTGGATTTGATACAACGGATGACAATAAACAGCTTGCCGATTCATTGGATTTGCCGATTATTTCAACTAGTTACGATACTTTCACCGTAGCAACGATGATTAACCGTGCGATTTATGACCAGTTAATCAAAAAAGATATTTTATTTATTGAGGATATTTTCGTGCCAATGACCGAAACATCTGTGCTCCACAATGATGAAACGATTCATCATTTCCAAAAATTAAATGAGCGTACAACGCATGGTGCCTTTCCTGTAGTAACTGCTATGAATAAGCTAGTAGGAATGATTACGGTGAAAGACGTTATCGGTAGGGAAGAGGACGAGCTAATTGAAAAAGTGATGACGAAAAATCCAATTGCTGGATCAATGAAAATGAGCGTCGCTTCCGCAGGGCATCGGATGATTTGGGAAGGGATCGACTTACTGCCGATTGTAAATGACGATAATGTTTTACAAGGAGTAATTAGTCGACAAGATGTGCTAAAGGCGTTGCAGCTTGCACAAAGACAGCCTCAACACGGTGAGACTATAGATGATTTAGTGAAAAATGAAATGAAAGTGCTTGGCGATGAAGATTTAATCGTGGAGTTTAAAGTGACACCGCAAATGACAAACCAATATGGGGCTATTTCTTATGGAGCATTTACAACGTTACTAGCCGAAGTTGGATCATTTGCATTAAAGCGTCGTAAACGTGGCGATGCAGTTGCAGAAAACATGACAATTTATTTCATCAAGCCTGTTCAAATGGAGAGCACGCTTACTGTCAAACCTCGCATATTAGATATGAGCCGTAAGTTCGTAAAAATGGACTTTGAAGTATTTAATGAGCAAATGCTTGTCGGTAAGGCAATGATGATGTTCCAGCTATTGGAGCGTTAAGCAGACAAAAAGGGATGACCTAGGCAAATACTAGGTCATCCCTT
Proteins encoded in this region:
- a CDS encoding RDD family protein, which translates into the protein MTNNEFVLQGTPSIEQQLLNKENTPIVTTKYDLKTAGFWVRFWAFILDGLIISAVVGIVVNPIFYLMDWSLSDSIWYAPISIISAILYYCYFVLMTKFLGQTLGKMAFGLRVVSLQHDKLTWSDVLFREWIGRLISNIIMPLYIFVAILPDNQGIHDYFADTTVVHEKVYVAKETAQPVAQPTAPIQENTKEPEKIEEKPEES
- the tpx gene encoding thiol peroxidase yields the protein MAQITFKKGPVTLIGNEVKVGDQAPDFTVLANDLSPVSLKDSEGKIRLFSVVPSLDTGVCDAQTRRFNEEAANLGDNVVIYTVSVDLPFAQKRWCGAAGIDAVQTVSDHRDLSFGEAYGVYIKELRLLARAVFVVDAAGKVTYVEYVPEATDHPNYEAAIAAVKALA
- a CDS encoding class I SAM-dependent methyltransferase, translating into MEKIEKLFGMLNEHAEKIEKEQNTTLLEGILDGLEAWLDGDVDFSQQGTTKEDVRKSIQIAILKGMRKGSQPNHQMTPDTLGLLVGYFVEQIFADQLAKEKLTMLDPAVGTGNLLLTVMNLLDGKVEASGVEVDELLIRLAAATADLTEQPVSLYRQDALQDLLVDPVDAIVCDLPVGYYPNEEVALDYELCASEGMSYAHHLFIEQSINYTKDGGYLFFLAPTHLFESEQSKQLHKYIQKHAWIQAIIQLPDTMFANKSLEKSIVILQKQGEAFKAPKEVLLAKVPNMQNKQALAMFFEKVKMWQEGK
- a CDS encoding universal stress protein encodes the protein MANHYKSIVVAVDGSKEAEYAFRKSIDVAKRNEGAVLNLVNVIDTRSFAAIEAYDRSIAERAQAFSEELLNGYKKQAEDEGLANVNLIIEYGSPKNIITKELSKIVDADLIICGATGLNAVERFLIGSVSEAIVRSANCDVLVIRTPEA
- the ald gene encoding alanine dehydrogenase is translated as MKIGIPKEIKNNENRVAMTPAGVVSLTHAGHEVYIEAGAGIGSSFTDADYVSAGARIVASAKEAWAQEMILKVKEPVASEYDYFYEGQILFTYLHLAPERELTQALIDKKVVGIAYETVQLANGSLPLLTPMSEVAGKMATQIGAQYLEKNHDGKGILLGGVSGVQRGKVTVIGGGIAGTNAAKIAVGMGADVTVIDLSPERLRQLEDMFGRDVQTLISNPYNIAESVKSSDLVVGAVLIPGAKAPKLVSEEMIQSMQPGSVVVDIAIDQGGIFATSDRVTTHDDPTYIKHGVVHYAVANMPGAVPRTSTIALTNNTIPYALQIANKGYKQACIDNPALKKGVNALDGHITYQAVAEAQGLPYVNVDELIK
- a CDS encoding M24 family metallopeptidase; amino-acid sequence: MSKVQEIQNYLQKNQIDAAFVTTPDNVFYVSGFKSNPHERLLGVMIFKEAEPFLICPQMEIPDAKAAGWSYEVIGHQDTDNAMDILAQAIIARNVNPLTFAIEKAQLIVERLEALQQSFPQATFVRLDEKINAMRVIKDEDELNKLRKAAQLADYAIEVGCKEIAEGKTEMEILTAIESAIQEKGCKMSFETMVLSGPKSASPHGKPGARKVEKGDMILFDLGVIYDGYCSDITRTVAFGEPSEAQKAIYNAVLAANSNAIAAVKPGVRAMDLDKIARDTITNAGYGEYFTHRLGHGLGISVHEFPSVTGANDMVMEEGMVFTIEPGVYKSDVTGVRIEDDVVVTKDGVEVLTKYPKDLIVL
- a CDS encoding metal-dependent hydrolase, encoding MQISYHGHSVVKIQTNGKTILIDPFINGNSQTDLKVAEEAPDIILLTHGHNDHVGDTVELAKKKDALVIAPNELANWISWQGVKAHPMHIGGAKEFDFGKVKFTQAFHGSSYVTENNEIIYMGMPAGVLLFIEGLTIYHAGDTALFSDMKLIGERHPIDIAFLPIGDNFTMGPEDAACAVSFLKPKIVVPIHYNTFPPIEQDPQIFANLVQNAEVQILKAGEKVNCS
- a CDS encoding DRTGG domain-containing protein codes for the protein MSTKHEKILQYIESLPVGDKISVRQIAKEMQVSEGTAYRAIKEAENRRLVSSIERVGTIRIEKKKKENIERLTFAEIVNIVDGQVLGGKTGLHKTLTKFVIGAMQLEDMMRYTDAGSLLIVGNRFKAHENALRAGAAVLITGGFDTTDDNKQLADSLDLPIISTSYDTFTVATMINRAIYDQLIKKDILFIEDIFVPMTETSVLHNDETIHHFQKLNERTTHGAFPVVTAMNKLVGMITVKDVIGREEDELIEKVMTKNPIAGSMKMSVASAGHRMIWEGIDLLPIVNDDNVLQGVISRQDVLKALQLAQRQPQHGETIDDLVKNEMKVLGDEDLIVEFKVTPQMTNQYGAISYGAFTTLLAEVGSFALKRRKRGDAVAENMTIYFIKPVQMESTLTVKPRILDMSRKFVKMDFEVFNEQMLVGKAMMMFQLLER